The following are encoded together in the Clostridium sp. BJN0013 genome:
- a CDS encoding PaaI family thioesterase, translated as MNSNKRLYDRINNSFKKQNFLSLIGAELEHVEDGKVIITCKRKDTLTQQQGLLHGGVVTSLADVACGYAALTTMPVDSEVLTVEFKINLIRPASSNKIVATGQVVKTGKTLVIAEAVVTDENGENIIAKMLATMITTQTRK; from the coding sequence CGATAGAATAAATAACAGTTTCAAAAAACAAAATTTCTTGTCACTGATTGGTGCCGAACTTGAGCATGTTGAAGATGGCAAAGTAATTATAACATGTAAACGCAAAGATACTCTAACTCAACAACAAGGATTGTTACATGGGGGTGTGGTTACATCATTAGCAGATGTAGCTTGCGGCTATGCAGCGCTGACTACAATGCCCGTAGATTCCGAAGTTTTGACAGTGGAATTTAAGATAAACCTAATTAGACCTGCTAGTTCAAATAAAATTGTAGCAACTGGACAAGTTGTTAAAACTGGTAAAACACTAGTCATAGCCGAAGCGGTTGTTACAGATGAAAACGGAGAAAATATAATCGCAAAAATGTTGGCAACAATGATCACGACGCAAACCAGGAAATAA
- a CDS encoding tautomerase family protein — MPTYNVYVKANTLNDDQKQKVVQAITKSHTNSTGAPEFYVQVIFNEILDSNRYVSGYRFNRHMWIRGDVRVGRTAEQRRQWMLTMVKDVSESINWDINTIWIDLCGIEPDSILKYGQVFPPDGQEDEWLKGLPDGAKEIVKALMEGKG; from the coding sequence ATGCCTACTTATAATGTATATGTAAAAGCTAATACCTTGAATGATGATCAAAAACAGAAGGTAGTACAGGCTATCACTAAGTCACACACTAATTCTACAGGAGCACCAGAGTTCTATGTACAGGTTATTTTTAATGAAATCCTAGACAGCAATCGTTATGTAAGCGGATATCGCTTTAACAGACATATGTGGATACGCGGAGATGTCAGAGTAGGTAGAACTGCTGAGCAGCGTAGGCAGTGGATGCTGACAATGGTTAAGGATGTTAGCGAGTCAATTAACTGGGATATAAACACAATCTGGATTGACTTGTGCGGTATTGAACCAGATAGTATTTTGAAATATGGACAGGTTTTCCCGCCTGATGGGCAGGAGGATGAGTGGTTGAAAGGTCTTCCTGATGGAGCAAAAGAAATTGTAAAAGCTCTTATGGAAGGCAAAGGCTAA
- a CDS encoding RraA family protein: protein MKCELIERLNTLSTPHLADACLRVGVTVRCAPTTLRPLTPEMHCAGRVLPARHVGSVDIFLEALEISEKGDILVVDNGGRTDQACVGDLVTLEMATGGLGGIVIWGLHRDTMELQEIGLPFFSLGSLPTGPLSLDKRSPDALHWARVGEWIVTLEDVAVGDGDGVIFLPRII, encoded by the coding sequence ATGAAATGTGAATTAATTGAACGCCTTAATACGTTAAGTACACCACACCTTGCTGATGCATGCCTTAGAGTGGGAGTAACAGTGAGATGTGCACCAACTACACTACGCCCCTTGACGCCTGAGATGCACTGCGCTGGCAGAGTTCTCCCGGCACGCCATGTAGGTAGTGTGGATATATTCCTGGAGGCTTTGGAAATATCTGAAAAAGGAGATATACTGGTTGTTGATAACGGAGGGCGCACTGATCAGGCGTGTGTAGGCGATTTGGTGACACTTGAGATGGCTACAGGAGGACTGGGAGGAATTGTAATCTGGGGTCTGCATCGTGATACCATGGAATTGCAGGAAATCGGTCTTCCATTTTTTTCGCTAGGCTCGTTACCGACAGGCCCTTTGAGCCTTGACAAACGTTCGCCCGATGCTCTCCACTGGGCGCGTGTTGGTGAATGGATAGTAACTCTTGAAGATGTTGCCGTTGGTGATGGTGATGGTGTCATATTCCTTCCTCGTATAATATAG
- a CDS encoding TetR/AcrR family transcriptional regulator — MELFWKQGYEKTSINDLIEYMEIHRRSLYDTFSDKHTSF; from the coding sequence ATGGAATTATTTTGGAAACAAGGCTATGAAAAGACATCTATAAATGACTTGATAGAGTATATGGAAATCCATCGTAGAAGTTTATATGATACCTTTAGTGATAAGCATACATCATTTTGA
- a CDS encoding IS110 family transposase — protein sequence MSKFFNLPVVGIDVSADYSMVAILAPDGAVYRKAFKIMHTSDGFSYLLKEMRKVEKEFSMKPSLFMESTGVYHLTLFHFLKNNELETFVINPLITNSNKNLGIRKVKNDKMDALTIANIAKFQNIKMSDYLDIPIFAVRSLCRDYYSLIDNRSQFKKKLSSDLRTFFPGYHNVFSDVAGVTSLAVLSKFSSPKAIVDAPKDDLIALLKENSCKSIDWCTNTYNKLLNAALSAVQIGITNNSFKVTIGINIKLLNIINEQIETLVNEIESAVKNDSTPASFKNNIALLLSFKGIGFITAVTIMSEIGDPTRFKHPKEMVAFFGIDPSVSQSGKFNSDQNKMSKRGTRFGRRALYAAALASIRKSKTGKPINSVLYQYRNKNLNGKKKKVALCAIMHKLVKYIFAVLRDQKPYEIREPKLHNQMYVTNFSRSVS from the coding sequence ATGTCAAAATTTTTTAATTTACCTGTAGTAGGTATCGATGTTTCTGCTGATTATTCTATGGTTGCAATACTAGCCCCTGATGGAGCAGTTTATAGAAAGGCTTTCAAGATAATGCACACTTCTGATGGTTTCTCTTATCTTCTCAAAGAAATGAGAAAAGTGGAAAAAGAGTTCTCCATGAAACCATCACTTTTCATGGAATCAACTGGTGTTTACCATTTAACTCTTTTCCACTTCCTAAAGAATAACGAATTAGAAACTTTCGTTATAAATCCTCTTATTACTAATAGTAACAAAAATTTAGGAATAAGAAAAGTGAAAAATGATAAAATGGATGCCTTAACTATTGCAAACATAGCAAAATTTCAAAATATAAAAATGTCTGATTATTTAGATATCCCAATATTTGCTGTAAGATCACTTTGTCGTGATTACTACAGCCTTATAGATAACCGTTCCCAGTTCAAGAAAAAGTTATCTTCTGATCTTAGAACGTTTTTTCCTGGATATCATAATGTTTTTTCTGACGTAGCTGGTGTTACTTCATTAGCAGTTTTAAGTAAATTTTCATCCCCTAAAGCAATTGTTGATGCACCAAAAGATGATTTAATTGCTTTACTAAAGGAAAATTCTTGTAAATCAATTGACTGGTGTACAAACACATATAACAAACTTTTAAACGCTGCACTAAGTGCTGTACAAATAGGAATAACCAATAATTCCTTTAAAGTAACTATAGGCATAAATATAAAGCTTTTAAACATCATTAATGAACAAATTGAAACTCTAGTAAATGAAATAGAATCAGCAGTTAAAAATGACTCAACACCTGCTTCATTTAAGAACAACATAGCATTGCTTCTTTCTTTCAAAGGTATAGGCTTTATTACAGCTGTAACCATAATGAGTGAAATAGGCGATCCTACAAGGTTCAAGCATCCAAAAGAAATGGTTGCTTTCTTTGGAATTGACCCTTCAGTTAGTCAATCCGGGAAATTTAATAGTGACCAAAATAAAATGTCCAAGCGTGGTACACGCTTTGGTAGAAGAGCACTTTATGCTGCTGCTCTTGCATCAATAAGAAAATCCAAAACTGGTAAACCAATTAACAGTGTTCTTTACCAGTATCGCAATAAAAACTTAAATGGTAAGAAGAAGAAAGTTGCTCTTTGTGCAATTATGCACAAACTTGTAAAGTACATATTTGCAGTTCTTAGAGATCAAAAGCCTTATGAAATTCGTGAACCAAAACTGCACAACCAAATGTATGTTACTAATTTTTCAAGATCAGTTTCTTAA